Proteins encoded by one window of Oncorhynchus kisutch isolate 150728-3 unplaced genomic scaffold, Okis_V2 scaffold748, whole genome shotgun sequence:
- the LOC116361841 gene encoding uncharacterized protein LOC116361841 codes for MKSLAESEESPQQKSAWSAAVHIYHSIQNNLKDYFGKLQRCALKSIVTSDDNITNAEFKETVPLPCLNMKYRPSKSEPQLPESTGAVTLQRGLSESSKLLWAKTESEESKLLLTTCTKEVISALLVLYNTEMSKEDPLYTVGEKGSGFSIEREKFVEGVLAQLGDISHSRASSPIVYEFSCQNEDSRSKATASLTSLFNCIRKLSSEEFKRNATQAVSEFLVKKSTSSLTSAQPAYSVASRSCSIQNQYTWSKDICADSAAFGIIETFVEDLQSSAQPAEVEEREPDLQENAQKLQSRIWSATTSLYNNIQKTLKDFIIHQRRSDMLSRMSSHIPTEDSGHLGTKEHICLASQDLRQASKSVPHLHSLNLEVALHMGVSESSKLLWTETDEALLTNSTKEVISTILTSCEDQASNAPCFSTVGKKISDMSLEVNMLVGGVLSQLKDISLSRSPTPCEDMFERLQGSPERTSPVSLDCSTAASKGTASSHSLSTKILQKLSSHEFQTKAEKGVSEVLSRSFNIVEEGTTDKYLQPVSTSTTSTDIIQTMVKDQQELTQTTQSSDMVSGTSLLTTGQVSEKRIWSVARNIYYSLQSKITEFLRKDLQRSDTTLGSIQIFTYQSSPASQRASLGHLEINQSSVTPGGNVACVDIPHKLLPKTSELSGSMLEDIDTIRCRSADSQNTRNTSSRSSISLTSTSKLRQSKWHFALPGTPIPTEFPAQIDFPIVRNTIIEDFFHTEDLLPVTFVDKVRQAAGVVVDIMVESVENTQEDGQGASHLDDLRSAVRKLRKIISTWTIHIFSHELVDKVIALQDSHSTPQVLTLEAAKSASDSILSRLKWRKEQCAISKELSSQLLQIFAEETVKGFLRQWSDEYENINFDVSVQNDPKTSTCMVILQMITKATAKCYFESTTSVATSDIVEGVFDLERDTISSTGEQVLTFNTKGSKKVSKNLCPQESLEYQPQNISPTVYFTVSDK; via the exons ATGAAGTCCTTGGCTGAATCTGAAGAGAGTCCTCAACAGAAGAGTGCCTGGTCTGCTGCTGTTCACATTTACCACAGCATCCAAAACAACTTGAAAGATTATTTCGGCAAGCTTCAGCGATGTGCCTTAAAGAGCATTGTCACATCTGATGATAACATCACAAATGCTGAGTTTAAGGAGACAGTTCCACTTCCTTGCTTAAACATGAAATATAGGCCCAGTAAGAGTGAGCCTCAGTTGCCAGAGTCCACTGGTGCAGTTACTTTACAAAGAGGCCTAAGTGAGAGCTCAAAACTTCTTTGGGCAAAAACAGAGTCAGAAGAAAGCAAGCTCCTTCTGACAACTTGCACCAAAGAAGTCATCTCAGCGCTTCTGGTCTTGTACAACACTGAGATGTCAAAGGAGGACCCCCTGTACACTGTTGGAGAAAAAGGATCAGGCTTCtctattgagagagagaaatttgTAGAGGGTGTTCTGGCTCAGCTTGGGGATATCTCCCATTCCAGGGCCTCATCACCAATAGTATATGAGTTCTCCTGTCAAAATGAGGACAGCAGAAGTAAGGCCACAGCTTCTTTGACCAGTCTGTTCAATTGTATTAGAAAACTCTCAAGTGAGGAATTTAAGAGAAATGCCACTCAAGCAGTGAGTGAGTTCCTAGTTAAAAAGTCCACCAGTAGCTTAACTAGTGCACAGCCTGCTTATTCTGTAGCATCCAGGTCTTGTTCCATTCAAAACCAGTACACATGGTCAAAGGATATTTGTGCGGATTCTGCTGCCTTTGGCATCATTGAAACATTTGTGGAAGACCTGCAGAGCTCGGCGCAACCTGcagaagtagaggagagagaacctgacctCCAGGAAAATGCACAAAAGCTACAGAGCAGGATCTGGTCTGCTACCACTAGTTTATATAACAATATTCAGAAGACCTTAAAGGACTTCATCATTCATCAGCGGAGGTCAGACATGCTGAGCAGAATGTCTAGTCATATACCCACAGAGGACTCTGGACATCTTGGGACTAAGGAGCACATTTGTTTGGCAAGCCAGGACTTGAGGCAAGCTAGTAAGAGTGTGCCTCACTTGCACAGTTTGAACCTTGAAGTGGCTCTACACATGGGTGTCAGCGAGAGTTCAAAACTTCTCTGGACTGAAACAGACGAGGCTCTACTGACCAATAGTACCAAAGAGGTCATTTCAACAATCTTGACCTCATGCGAGGATCAGGCATCAAATGCACCTTGCTTCTCCACAGTAGGAAAGAAAATATCTGATATGTCCCTTGAGGTCAACATGTTGGTAGGTGGTGTTCTGTCTCAGCTGAAGGACATCTCCTTGTCAAGGTCCCCAACACCATGTGAAGACATGTTTGAACGTCTCCAAGGTTCTCCTGAGCGAACCTCTCCAGTAAGTCTAGATTGCAGCACGGCTGCCtccaaaggcactgcatcttccCACAGTCTTTCAACAAAGATCCTTCAAAAACTCTCTAGTCATGAGTTCCAAACCAAAGCTGAGAAAGGAGTGAGTGAGGTCCTCTCTAGATCATTTAACATTGTGGAGGAAGGCACAACAGATAAGTACCTCCAGCCTGTATCTACATCCACCACATCTACTGATATTATACAAACCATGGTGAAAGACCAGCAGGAGCTCACCCAGACCACCCAATCATCGGACATGGTATCTGGAACCTCCCTGCTCACCACTGGACAGGTTTCTGAGAAAAGGATCTGGTCTGTTGCTCGTAACatctactacagtctgcaaagtaAGATTACGGAGTTTCTCAGAAAAGATCTTCAAAGATCAGACACAACACTTGGTTCAATCCAAATCTTTACATATCAAAGCAGTCCTGCATCACAAAGAGCAAGTCTCGGCCATCTTGAGATCAACCAGAGCAGTGTTACACCTGGAGGAAACGTTGCCTGTGTGGACATTCCGCACAAATTACTACCTAAAACCTCTGAGCTCTCAGGATCCATGCTGGAGGATATTGACACGATCCGTTGTAGGAGTGCTGACAGCCAAAATACAAGAAATACCTCTTCacgctcctccatctctctaacaTCTACTTCAAAATTAAGGCAGTCGAAATGGCACTTTGCCTTACCCGGGACTCCCATCCCCACTGAGTTTCCTGCTCAGATTGACTTTCCCATtgttagaaacacaatcattgagGACTTCTTTCACACAGAGGACTTACTTCCTGTAACCTTTGTGGACAAAGTCAGGCAAGCTGCTGGGGTGGTAGTGGACATTATGGTGGAAAGTGTTGAGAACACACAGGAAGATGGACAGGGTGCTTCTCATCTTGACGACCTCCGATCTGCTGttaggaaattgagaaaaataatTTCCACTTGGACCATCCACATTTTCAGTCATGAATTGGTGGATAAAGTGATAGCCCTTCAGGACAGCCACAGCACTCCACAGGTCTTAACATTGGAAGCAGCCAAAAGTGCTTCAGACTCCATTCTTTCAAGGCTGAAATGGAGAAAGGAACAATGTGCCATATCCAAGGAGCTCTCCTCTCAGCTTCTCCAGATATTTGCTGAAGAGACAGTGAAGGGCTTCCTGAGACAGTGGTCAGATGAGTATGAAAACATAAACTTTGATGTTTCAGTCCAGAACGATCCAAAGACTTCTACTTGCATGGTCATTCTTCAAATGATCACCAAAGCCACTGCTAAATGTTATTTTGAGTCCACTACCAGCGTGGCCACCAGTGACATTGTAGAAGGCGTGTTTGATTTGGAAAGGGATACCATCAGCAGTACTGGAGAGCAGGTCCTCACCTTTAACACAAAG GGTTCCAAGAAAGTTAGTAAGAACCTCTGTCCTCAAGAGTCTCTGGagtaccagcctcagaacatttccCCTACGGTGTACTTTACAG tgtctgataaatga
- the LOC116361839 gene encoding uncharacterized protein LOC116361839, giving the protein MSLEDIEQQDYDVSDTERVRALSQSLDLPVYVMDDHLTSEAVNEMEQSNSTRSRATSVMETTEEGKLNNVEHLTLMDFLQNLTEKQWRGIREGMFDPLTKQQLAGLCLRIVQFLSDKLMQIIIPGLYELLGIQDAASSPLSQRSLTASLTSLLDDKTNTKSRVRFTEAGVPKRPGSRKLYNSFRIPTPYPSSNCMEQEEEEEQESQLKFKEIYLTKGSGSYLPKGAMRYVLKGKFNNFIFISSITICENYTFPCFVVKKI; this is encoded by the exons ATGTCCCTGGAGGACATAGAACAACAAGACTATGATGTTTCTGACACTGAGAGAGTCAG AGCCTTGTCCCAGTCTCTAGACCTGCCTGTCTATGTGATGGATGACCACCTGACCTCTGAAGCTGTCAATGAGATG GAGCAGAGCAATTCTACCAGGAGCAGAGCAACCTCAGTGATGGAAACCACAGAAGAGGGGAAGCTCAACAATGTGGAACATCTGACACTTATGGACTTCCTTCAAAACCTAACTGAGAA GCAATGGAGGGGGATTCGTGAGGGCATGTTTGACCCG CTGACAAAACAACAGCTTGCCGGCTTGTGTCTGAGGATTGTCCAGTTTTTATCGGACAAGCTGATGCAGATCATCATCCCAGGTCTTTACGAACTACTGGGCATCCAAGATGCTGCCTCCTCTCCATTGTCACAGAGATCTCTCACAGCGTCACTCACCAGTCTGTTAGACGATAAGACTAACACCAAGTCCCGCGTGAGATTTACTGAGGCTGGTGTACCTAAGAGGCCAGGCAGTCGAAAGCTTTACAATAGCTTTCGCATCCCGACTCCCTACCCTTCCTCCAACTGTATGgagcaggaagaggaagaagagcaggAATCACAACTTAAGTTCAAGGAGATTTACCTGACTAAGGGCAGTGGAAGCTACCTGCCCAAGGGGGCCATGAGGTATGTTCTTAAAGGGAAATTtaacaacttcatattcatctccAGCATCACCATATGTGAAAATTACACATTTCCGTGCtttgtagtaaaaaaaatatag